A window of Akkermansiaceae bacterium contains these coding sequences:
- a CDS encoding family 20 glycosylhydrolase, with translation MKLITCLAVVMSVSSFIHAAGPVPGVVPTVQSWSPEEGTIDVGWPLMELAPAGAAQLQETAKVIAEDLAAVCAGREKSKVKVVLEIKAVEGSSPEAYSLHIGERIVIRGASPAGVYYGSRTLLQMLGKSPVLPKGRVVDHPVYKGRMLMLDVGRKPYPLPVLKDFIRMMGWYKMNELHLHLSDEAFGGKYAAFRVESKVFPGLASKDLHYTKQDLRELQDFARARGITITPEIDMPGHARCFTNYWPDITLKGYPNYIDVTNPRTIALMKQLLDEMIPLFDAPDFHIGTDEYRVGGPRKEELHEAFRVFINTMNTHIRSRGKNCRIWSGFEHMGGTTRIDPTVIIDMWETDDAKGQIAKGHSIINSNHGRTYIVPGCHYYGINRAAIYGNWEPWMVSGDMAKNPAKDDPKLLGGKLHVWFDQGPTGYTLTETAETTLTGVHSFAEKLWGHKGEASYQEFVARATGTLPIPNVSVFDRLPAKDGVVLDHPGEITLKDESASVPLPRADAARADLEYPWTLTMEVKRTADTKGRGVLLSSSMAEICVNYSRDEVRKRKGADGKEIKEKITKRGIGTLRAAGYLEQGAAPVKSFKVGDVSQSSDVLLPLNQWATLTVVGMPGRNSIWLDGVKIAESNNQMVCPLRRIGTRDGESFVGKIRKLRVVNRTLSAKEIGRAAGLDIPDNLAAACMVTASASDAAHGLHPANVTDEDPRSRWSSGPTRDKQWLALDLGKDVAFNSVDVTWETAVPKIYQLEVSTDAKTWKKVYVGEAKPGKIRASLSAQKARYLRVHMSQPKTQWGYSIHEIEVTLRRKK, from the coding sequence ATGAAATTAATCACCTGCCTAGCTGTTGTCATGTCCGTGAGTTCGTTTATCCATGCCGCGGGTCCGGTCCCGGGAGTGGTGCCCACTGTGCAATCCTGGTCGCCGGAAGAGGGCACGATTGACGTCGGGTGGCCGTTGATGGAGCTGGCCCCCGCCGGTGCGGCGCAGTTGCAGGAAACAGCCAAAGTCATCGCGGAGGATTTGGCCGCGGTCTGCGCGGGCCGGGAAAAGTCGAAGGTGAAGGTCGTGCTGGAGATCAAGGCCGTGGAGGGCAGTTCGCCGGAAGCCTACTCGCTGCACATTGGTGAGCGGATCGTGATTCGCGGTGCCTCTCCCGCCGGGGTTTACTACGGCTCCAGAACCCTCTTGCAGATGCTCGGCAAGTCCCCGGTTTTGCCGAAGGGGCGGGTTGTCGACCACCCGGTTTACAAGGGGCGCATGCTGATGCTCGACGTCGGGCGCAAACCCTACCCGCTGCCGGTGCTCAAGGACTTCATCCGGATGATGGGGTGGTATAAGATGAACGAGCTCCACCTGCACCTCAGCGACGAGGCCTTCGGCGGGAAATACGCGGCGTTCCGGGTGGAAAGCAAGGTTTTCCCCGGTCTGGCATCGAAGGACCTGCACTACACGAAGCAGGACCTGCGCGAGCTTCAGGACTTTGCCCGGGCGCGCGGCATCACCATCACGCCGGAGATCGACATGCCGGGACACGCCCGCTGTTTCACCAACTACTGGCCGGACATCACCCTCAAGGGCTACCCCAACTACATCGATGTCACCAACCCTAGGACGATCGCGTTGATGAAACAACTGCTCGATGAAATGATCCCCCTGTTTGACGCCCCGGATTTCCACATCGGCACCGATGAATACCGCGTCGGCGGACCGCGCAAGGAGGAGCTGCACGAGGCCTTCCGCGTTTTCATCAACACGATGAACACACACATCCGCTCGCGGGGGAAAAACTGCCGGATCTGGTCCGGCTTCGAGCACATGGGCGGCACCACCCGGATCGATCCCACGGTCATCATCGACATGTGGGAGACCGATGACGCGAAGGGCCAGATTGCCAAGGGTCACTCGATCATCAACTCCAACCACGGCAGAACCTACATCGTGCCCGGGTGTCACTACTACGGCATCAACCGCGCCGCGATTTATGGAAACTGGGAGCCGTGGATGGTCAGCGGCGACATGGCGAAAAACCCCGCCAAGGACGATCCCAAGCTGCTCGGCGGCAAGCTGCATGTGTGGTTCGACCAGGGGCCGACCGGATACACCCTCACCGAAACGGCGGAGACAACCCTGACAGGTGTGCATTCCTTTGCCGAGAAACTGTGGGGTCACAAGGGAGAGGCGAGCTATCAGGAGTTTGTGGCACGGGCCACCGGCACCCTGCCGATTCCCAACGTGAGCGTCTTCGACCGCTTGCCGGCCAAAGACGGCGTGGTGCTCGACCACCCGGGTGAAATCACCCTCAAGGACGAGTCGGCATCGGTGCCGCTGCCGCGGGCGGACGCGGCGCGGGCGGATCTGGAATACCCGTGGACCCTGACGATGGAGGTGAAACGCACGGCGGACACGAAGGGCCGGGGCGTGCTTCTCTCATCATCCATGGCCGAGATCTGCGTCAACTACAGCCGTGACGAGGTGAGGAAGCGCAAGGGTGCCGACGGTAAGGAAATCAAGGAAAAAATCACCAAGCGAGGCATCGGCACGCTGCGTGCGGCGGGTTATCTCGAGCAGGGCGCGGCTCCGGTGAAGTCGTTCAAAGTGGGCGATGTCAGCCAGTCGTCCGATGTCCTGCTGCCGCTCAACCAATGGGCCACGCTGACGGTGGTGGGAATGCCCGGGCGCAACTCGATCTGGCTGGACGGCGTGAAGATCGCCGAGTCGAACAACCAGATGGTCTGTCCTCTGCGCCGCATCGGCACCCGGGACGGCGAGTCGTTTGTCGGGAAAATCCGTAAGCTCCGGGTGGTCAACCGCACGCTCAGCGCCAAGGAGATCGGACGCGCCGCCGGGCTGGATATCCCGGACAACCTGGCCGCCGCCTGCATGGTGACCGCCTCGGCATCCGACGCCGCGCACGGACTTCACCCGGCGAATGTCACGGATGAGGACCCGCGCAGCCGCTGGTCGTCCGGCCCGACCCGCGACAAGCAATGGCTCGCCCTGGACCTCGGCAAGGACGTGGCGTTCAACTCGGTGGACGTGACCTGGGAAACCGCCGTGCCGAAAATCTATCAGCTCGAGGTCTCCACCGATGCGAAGACCTGGAAAAAGGTGTACGTGGGAGAAGCCAAGCCGGGTAAGATCCGTGCAAGTTTGAGCGCGCAAAAAGCCCGCTACCTCCGCGTACACATGAGCCAACCCAAAACGCAGTGGGGTTACTCGATCCATGAGATCGAAGTCACGCTCCGGCGCAAAAAGTGA
- a CDS encoding sulfatase: MSRLLFFLLLAAAGLRAAPNVLFIAVDDLRPELGCYGEAHMHTPNIDSLASQGRLFRNHYVAVPTCGASRYALMSGLRPTASTDGNDAFNQMPSSPTSNPESWVELLRRNGWRTVSIGKVAHEPDGYRWNYPSTYDIGRSSATHAEMRFSWDEILYGHDKWGAQRYPLFAYADGNGRVSGSSPAYEVGVDAQGQSLPDDAYPDGQTAQAAIAKLREFADDGDRFCLAVGFFKPHLPFNAPKAYYDLYDPAGLPAPFPAAKPVGATAATVAQSGEPNAYTSTGDRAALRRAYFACVSYVDAQIGKVLAELDALGLRDNTLVILWGDHGWCLDDYSLLGKHIVLERGVHSPLIVRAPAGFAPQTFAGVAADGLVETIDLYPTIAELCGLDLPAGPEGRSFAPLVFNPFAPGKNHAYSRIGSTRSVRTPDWRLVETGGTSDLYDLSTVRYELEDVAASNPGVVGELNAALSVAGTRPTTTYDSWSAGKPLLADPGGDADHDGCPNRMEYAAGSDALDPGSKPSQGIDFEDLSHLGLSDREPVFTFTALAADDLLTTPLTSTDLINWAFDPLLFLDATEVDGALRRLRFRVPEDTAERRFFRFEISPR, translated from the coding sequence ATGTCCCGCCTCCTATTTTTCCTTCTTCTCGCCGCCGCCGGACTCCGGGCCGCGCCTAACGTCCTGTTCATCGCCGTCGATGACCTGCGGCCCGAGCTGGGCTGCTACGGTGAGGCGCACATGCACACGCCTAACATCGACAGCCTCGCCTCGCAGGGCCGGCTGTTCCGCAATCACTACGTCGCCGTGCCGACCTGCGGCGCCTCCCGCTACGCGCTGATGTCGGGTCTGCGGCCGACCGCTTCCACCGACGGCAACGATGCCTTCAACCAGATGCCGAGCAGCCCGACTAGCAACCCGGAGAGCTGGGTGGAGCTGCTGCGCCGCAACGGTTGGCGGACCGTCTCGATCGGCAAGGTGGCCCACGAGCCGGACGGCTACCGCTGGAACTACCCGTCCACCTATGACATCGGCAGAAGCTCCGCGACCCACGCCGAAATGCGTTTCTCCTGGGACGAGATCCTCTACGGCCACGACAAGTGGGGTGCCCAACGCTATCCCCTGTTTGCCTATGCCGATGGAAACGGCCGGGTTTCCGGAAGCAGTCCGGCGTATGAAGTAGGGGTCGATGCCCAGGGGCAGTCGCTGCCCGATGACGCCTACCCGGACGGGCAGACCGCGCAGGCCGCGATCGCCAAGCTGCGCGAGTTCGCCGACGATGGCGACCGCTTCTGCCTCGCGGTCGGATTTTTCAAACCCCACCTACCCTTCAACGCGCCCAAGGCCTACTACGACCTCTACGATCCGGCCGGGCTGCCCGCGCCCTTTCCGGCGGCCAAACCCGTGGGTGCCACGGCCGCCACCGTCGCCCAGTCCGGGGAGCCCAATGCCTACACCTCGACCGGCGACCGCGCCGCGCTGCGCCGTGCCTACTTCGCCTGCGTCTCCTACGTTGATGCCCAGATCGGCAAAGTACTCGCGGAACTCGACGCCCTCGGCCTGCGCGACAACACCCTGGTGATCCTGTGGGGCGACCACGGGTGGTGTCTCGACGACTACAGCCTGCTCGGCAAGCACATCGTGCTGGAACGGGGGGTCCACTCGCCGCTGATCGTCCGCGCCCCCGCCGGGTTCGCGCCGCAAACCTTCGCCGGGGTCGCCGCGGACGGACTTGTGGAAACCATCGACCTCTATCCGACCATCGCCGAGCTGTGCGGCCTCGACCTCCCCGCCGGCCCCGAGGGACGCTCCTTTGCGCCGTTGGTGTTCAATCCATTCGCGCCGGGAAAAAACCATGCCTACTCGAGAATCGGCAGCACCCGCTCGGTCCGCACCCCCGACTGGCGCCTGGTCGAAACCGGCGGCACCAGCGACCTCTACGACCTTTCGACCGTCCGCTATGAACTGGAGGATGTGGCGGCATCGAACCCGGGGGTGGTCGGCGAACTGAACGCCGCGCTGTCGGTGGCCGGGACACGGCCGACGACGACCTATGACAGCTGGTCCGCCGGGAAGCCGCTGCTGGCCGATCCCGGGGGAGACGCCGACCACGACGGCTGCCCGAACCGCATGGAGTACGCCGCCGGCTCGGATGCCCTCGACCCTGGCTCGAAACCCAGCCAGGGGATCGACTTCGAGGACCTGAGCCACCTCGGACTCTCAGACCGCGAACCCGTGTTCACCTTCACCGCCCTCGCAGCCGACGACCTGCTGACCACCCCCCTCACCTCGACCGACCTGATCAACTGGGCCTTCGATCCACTCCTCTTCCTTGATGCGACGGAAGTGGATGGTGCACTGCGGCGGCTCCGTTTCCGGGTGCCGGAAGACACGGCGGAAAGGCGTTTCTTCCGGTTCGAGATCTCCCCCAGGTGA
- a CDS encoding PEP-CTERM sorting domain-containing protein (PEP-CTERM proteins occur, often in large numbers, in the proteomes of bacteria that also encode an exosortase, a predicted intramembrane cysteine proteinase. The presence of a PEP-CTERM domain at a protein's C-terminus predicts cleavage within the sorting domain, followed by covalent anchoring to some some component of the (usually Gram-negative) cell surface. Many PEP-CTERM proteins exhibit an unusual sequence composition that includes large numbers of potential glycosylation sites. Expression of one such protein has been shown restore the ability of a bacterium to form floc, a type of biofilm.), giving the protein MKYKSLLLLTALATASSQAAVTVTDNGLTAPTLGVNDTGYIGAPNARFGWGDGVNETVGQTFTLASPITLGSIWISYNDFDAGTVTLTLTVDAGNNGSNEITETGVVLDNSNFSGSSDDGGASPYYWMQFDLSSHNLVLPSGVSKFSIVATAATSGGSDSWPLGSMYNNTDVYAGGSEQGLPNGGDFLFAVTEVPEPSSSLLLALGTGALAWRRRRC; this is encoded by the coding sequence ATGAAATACAAATCCCTGTTACTTCTAACCGCCCTGGCCACCGCTTCGTCACAAGCGGCGGTCACGGTCACCGACAACGGCCTCACCGCCCCAACGCTCGGTGTCAACGACACCGGCTACATCGGCGCTCCCAACGCCCGCTTCGGTTGGGGAGATGGCGTGAACGAAACGGTGGGCCAGACCTTCACGCTCGCCTCCCCGATCACCCTCGGGTCGATCTGGATTTCCTACAACGACTTCGATGCAGGCACCGTCACCCTCACTCTTACTGTGGACGCAGGGAACAACGGCAGCAATGAGATCACCGAAACCGGAGTGGTGCTCGACAACAGCAACTTCAGCGGCAGTTCCGACGACGGAGGTGCCAGTCCTTACTACTGGATGCAGTTTGACCTGTCCTCACACAACCTGGTGCTACCGTCCGGAGTCAGCAAGTTCTCCATCGTCGCGACAGCGGCAACCTCGGGTGGTTCTGACTCCTGGCCTCTTGGCTCCATGTACAACAACACGGATGTCTATGCAGGCGGCTCGGAGCAGGGGCTTCCCAACGGTGGAGACTTCCTCTTCGCGGTCACAGAGGTGCCTGAGCCTTCGTCATCCCTACTGCTCGCCCTTGGCACCGGTGCGCTGGCATGGCGTCGCCGCCGTTGCTGA
- a CDS encoding alpha-L-fucosidase, producing MKPVLLLFAALATLVSPLQAVPESAAERDARMQWWRQARFGMFVHWGLYSGLAGSWNGKMVSNTGGMEWIQQRVGADTYQYATQAIPKFQPKPGFATAWAKLAKQAGCQYVVFTTKHHDGFALHDSKLTNYDAGDVLNRDLVREITEALRAEGLKVGFYHSVIDWHHPQYDFKAAKGLPYPKRAKALAVTPRNHARYIDFLHGQANELVSNYGTVDVLWWDYSSVDFQGDRAWRAKDLIKMVRAKQPGIIMNNRLFRIPEAGFAGMGTGNVTNRMDPQYGDFVTPENHIPATGLPGVDWETCMTMNTGWGYNQHDHKWKDSRQIIRNLIDISSKGGNYLLNIGPKGNGEVPQESIDCMTGVGKWMAVNAEAIRGTTASPVEKPGFDGRITTKGNSHYLHVFSRPDSGSITVPVSASSATLLAGGSKLEIMAGPKETTIKLPAKLPDPVATVIRLD from the coding sequence ATGAAACCTGTCCTGCTTCTCTTCGCCGCACTCGCCACCCTCGTTTCACCACTCCAGGCCGTGCCGGAGTCCGCCGCCGAGCGCGATGCGCGCATGCAGTGGTGGCGGCAGGCCCGTTTCGGTATGTTTGTCCACTGGGGGCTCTACTCGGGGCTGGCGGGCAGTTGGAACGGGAAAATGGTTTCCAACACCGGCGGCATGGAGTGGATCCAGCAGAGGGTCGGTGCCGACACCTATCAGTATGCCACCCAGGCCATCCCGAAGTTCCAGCCGAAACCCGGCTTCGCCACCGCATGGGCAAAACTGGCGAAACAAGCCGGCTGCCAGTACGTCGTCTTCACAACCAAACACCACGACGGCTTCGCCCTGCATGATTCAAAACTCACCAACTACGACGCCGGCGACGTGCTCAACCGCGACCTCGTCCGCGAAATCACCGAGGCCCTGCGCGCCGAGGGGCTGAAAGTCGGATTCTATCATTCGGTCATCGACTGGCATCATCCGCAATATGACTTCAAGGCGGCGAAGGGACTTCCCTACCCGAAACGGGCCAAGGCGCTCGCCGTGACACCGAGAAACCACGCGCGTTACATCGATTTCCTCCACGGCCAGGCGAATGAACTGGTGTCCAACTATGGCACGGTGGATGTGCTCTGGTGGGACTACAGCTCGGTGGATTTCCAGGGCGACCGGGCATGGCGGGCGAAGGACCTGATCAAGATGGTGCGTGCGAAGCAGCCGGGCATCATCATGAACAACCGCCTGTTCCGCATTCCGGAGGCCGGGTTTGCCGGCATGGGCACGGGTAACGTCACCAACCGCATGGACCCCCAGTACGGCGACTTCGTCACCCCGGAAAACCACATCCCGGCGACGGGTCTGCCGGGGGTCGACTGGGAAACCTGCATGACCATGAACACCGGATGGGGGTACAACCAGCACGACCACAAATGGAAGGACAGCCGCCAGATCATCCGCAACCTCATTGACATCTCCAGCAAGGGCGGCAACTACCTGCTCAACATCGGCCCCAAAGGCAACGGGGAGGTCCCGCAGGAAAGCATCGACTGCATGACCGGCGTCGGCAAATGGATGGCGGTCAATGCGGAGGCCATCCGCGGCACGACGGCCTCCCCCGTCGAGAAACCCGGCTTCGACGGACGCATCACCACCAAGGGAAACTCCCACTACCTGCACGTTTTTTCCCGCCCCGACTCAGGCAGCATCACCGTGCCGGTCAGCGCAAGTTCCGCAACCCTGTTAGCCG